CACTGGCCCGCTGCATAACAACAGCCCGGTGGACCAATGATGGATTAACCGACGAACTAAAGACACCATCAGTCAAATCAACTTTATCTACAGGCCGAGAGTCTTGGCCGAATACTGGAAAAGTATCAATAGATTGCATCAGGTGACCTTTCTTACGATGACGACCCCCCCAACCGGACCAGGGACAGAGCCTGTCACTAAGAGGATGTTTTCCTCGGCCTTTATTCCGAAGACCGTCAAACCTCTTACAGTGATTTGCTTATTACCCATGTGACCGGGGAGTTTTTTATTCTTTAACACTCTTGAAGGAAAAGAGCTCGACCCGATTGACCCAGGGGCCCGATGAAACATCGATCCATGTGAGGCTGGACCTCCGGCATAATTATGCCGCTTCATAACACCCTGAAAACCCTTTCCTTTAGAAACCCCCTGAACATTGATTGATTCACCCTCGGAAAATAAATTTACGTCAACCTGGGCACCCACTTGCGCTTCACCAACCGATTTAAACTCTTTTAAATGGCGCCAAATCTTATTTCCAGCTTTTTTCAAGTGACCTAACTGAGGCTTCGTCTGTTTTCCTTCCGGCACTTCATCGAACCCAATCTGCACGGCATCATAACCATCTGTGCCCTTCTTCTTAACCTGAACAATTCCGCAGGGGCCAGCTTCAATGACGGTCACAGGAATAAGGCGTCTTTCCTTATCAAAAACCTGAATCATACCTAATTTTTTACCTATCAACCCTTTAACCATAATAAAAAAATTACCTAAATTAAGTTGACTGTAATTAAGTGAAGCCTTGATCGGAAACCTATAACTTAATCTCTACATCCACCCCGGCCGCTAAGTTAAGTTTCATCAGGGCGTCCATAGTCTCGGGAGTTGGCTCCATAATGTCCAGCAATCGCTTATGAGTACGAATTTCAAACTGCTCCCGTGATTTTTTGTCTACGTGCGTCGATCTCTGGACCGTCCATTTCTCAATTCGCGTAGGCAGAGGCACAGGACCAGCAATGCGCGCCCCACTCCGACGAACGGTGTCCACAATCTCACGAAGAGATTGATCCAACACCCTATAATCAAAACCTTTTAATCGAATTCGTATTCTGCGGTCTCGATCCACAAAAACCTACCCTTTCCACTTCACCAGTATTTTTTCTTACGCGACGATTTCCGTGACCACCCCGGCTCCAACCGTTCGGCCCCCTTCTCGCACTGCAAATCGCACCCCTTGCTCCATTGCAATCGGGGAGATCAACTCCCCTTCAAACGACACATTATCCCCCGGCATCACCATCTCCACCCCCGGGTTTAATTGCACCACGCCCGTGACATCCGTCGTCCGGAAGTAAAACTGCGGTCTATAGCCATTAAAAAACGGCGTATGCCGCCCGCCCTCTTCCTTCGTCAAAATATACACTTCCGCCTTGAATTTCGTATGCGGCGTTATACTCTTCGGCTTGGCTAACACCATGCCCCGCTCCACATCCTCTTTCTTCGTGCCCCGCAACAGCGCCCCAATATTGTCACCCGCCTGCCCCTCATCCAACACCTTCCGGAACATTTCCACACCCGTGACAATCGTCGTCTGCGTCGGCTTCAGCCCTACAATCTCAATTTCATCGCCCACCTTGACTACGCCGCGCTCCACCCGGCCCGTCACCACCGTCCCCCGCCCGCTGATCGTAAAGACATCTTCAATCGGCATCAAAAACGGCTTCTCAATGGCTCGCTGCGGAGTCGGGATGTAACTATCGATCGCCTCCAATAACCGCATAATCGACGGCACGCCCACCTCACTCTGATCCCCTTCAATGGCCTTGATCGCTGACCCGATGACCACCGGCACATCATCGCCCGGAAAACCATACTTCGTGAGCAACTCCCGCACCTCCAACTCCACCAACTCCAGCAATTCCTTGTCTTCCACCTTATCCGCTTTATTCAAAAAGACCACGATAAACGGGACCCCCACCTGCCGGGCCAACAAAATATGCTCCCGCGTTTGCGGCATCGGCCCATCGGCGGCACTGACCACCAAAATCGCACCGTCCATTTGCGCCGCCCCCGTAATCATGTTCTTCACATAATCCGCATGCCCCGGGCAGTCGACGTGCGCATAATGTCGATTGTCCGTCTCATATTCCACATGGGAGATCGCAATGGTGAGAATTTTGGTCGGATCCCGTCGCCCCTGACTCTCACTCGCCTTGGCGACTTCATCATAGGGAACAAACTTCGCCTTCCCCGTATCACCCATCACTTTCGTCAAGGCCGACGTCAGGGTCGTCTTCCCATGGTCAACGTGCCCGATCGTCCCCACATTGACATGCGGCTTCTTCCGCTCAAATTTCGCCTTCGCCATGCCCTACCTCCTCTTAAAATCCTTGTCTTACCGAATTGAAAAATATAACAGAGGGAAACTATTCCCCTTGATTCTTTTTTATAATTTGCTGAGCCATGAGCTTTGGCACCACCTCATAAGACTCAAATTCCATGCTATAAGTAGCACGCCCCTGGGTCTTTGATCGCAAATCCGTAGAGTATCCAAACATTTCACTCAACGGGACCGCAGCATCAACAACCTGAGAAGCTCCCCTTGCTCGCATACCGTGAATTTTCCCACGCCGGCTATTCAAATCCCCGATCACATCACCCATAAAATCCTGGGGAACAAGCACTTCAACCTTCATTACCGGCTCCAACAAAACCAAATCAGCTTTTTGACAGGCACTTACTAGCGCCATAGACCCTGCAATCTTAAAAGCCATCTCACTCGAGTCCACTTCATGGAAAGAACCGTCAAACAAAGTGACCCGAAGATCACGCAATGGGTACCCAGCAAGAATCCCGCTCTCCATTCGCTCTCGAACCCCTTTTTCCACGGGCGCAATATATTCCCTGGGAACCGCCCCCCCAACTATCTTATTTACAAACTCTAAACCCACCCCAGACTCAGCCGGCTCCACCCTTAGCCATACATGGCCGTACTGACCTCGACCACCCGTCTGCTTGACGTATTTTCCCTCAGCTTCGGCCTTCCCTTTGATAGTTTCACGATAGGCGACCTGAGGTTTCCCCACATTCGCTTGCACTTTAAATTCACGAAGAAGACGATCAACAATGATTTCAAGATGCAATTCACCCATACCTGAAATAATCGTCTGCCCGGTTTCCTCATCTGATTTGACCTGAAAGGAAGGATCCTCCTGAGCAAGTTTTTCCAAAGAATATCCCAACTTATCCATATCCTGCTTGGTCTTTGGCTCAACAGCCAAAGAAATAACAGGCTCAGGGAACTTTATAACTTCCAGCAAAATTTGATGCTTTTCATCACAAAGAGTGTCACCCGTTCGAGTATCCTTGAGACCCACAGCTGCCGCAATATCACCAGCAGAGACCTCATCGATCTCTTCTCGTTTATTAGCATGCATTTTCAATAAACGACCTATACGCTCCTTTTTCCCCTTTGCGACGTTATACACATAGGATCCAGCGGACAATTTCCCTGAATACACCCTAAAATATGTCAATTGACCTGAAAAAGGATCGGACATTATCTTAAAAGCCAACGCAGCGAATGGTTCACTATCTTCTGGCTTTCTGGTTATCTCTCCTTCGGAATGAGGATCAACACCAACAACGGGAGGAAGGTCAACTGGAGAAGGAAGATAATCAACCACTCCATCAAGCAACGGCTGGACACCTTTGTTTTTAAATGCCGATCCGCAAAAAACCGGGTTGATTTTCAATCCTATAGTACCCGCCCGTATTGCCCGCTTTACCTCATCTACAGCCAGAACTTCCCCAGCCAAATACCGCTCCATCACCACTTCGTCAAACTCAACAACAGAATCCAACAATTTCTCGCGATATTCTTTTGCCAACTCCAAATAGTCTTCGGGAATTTCCTGGACCGAATAAGCCGCCCCAAGAGTCTCATCATCAAAAACCAACGCTTTCATAATCAGAAGGTCAATTACCCCTCGCAAACCATCCTCTTTTCCAAATGGCAATTGCACGGGAATCGGTTTCGCCCCCAGTCGGTCGATTAAAGACTTAACGCTTGCAAAAAAGTCAGCGCCCAGTCGATCCATTTTATTCATAAATACAATTCGAGGAACTTGATACTTATCCGCTTGCCGCCACACCGTCTCCGATTGGGGCTCCACCCCCTGAACCGAATCAAAGACAGCTATAGCTCCATCAAGCACTCGAAGGGACCGCTCTACTTCAATAGTGAAATCCACATGACCCGGAGTATCAATAATATTAATCCGATGATCCTTCCAGAAACAGGTTGTGGCGGCGGAAGTTATCGTGATCCCTCGCTCCCGCTCCTGCTCCATCCAATCCATCGTCGCGGCCCCCTCATGGACTTCGCCAATTTTATGGGAAACCCCCGTATAGAATAGGACACGCTCGGTAGTCGTAGTCTTTCCGGCATCAATATGGGCCATAATGCCAATATTCCGAGTTCGACTTAAAATAAAATCCGTGGACACAAATTCCTCACACAAAAATGCCGTCAAGGGCAACGATCATTCTCGATAAACAGAGAAAAACAACTCCATCTAGAAAATGACTTGATCCCCGCAGCACTAATATTCAAAAAAAACTACCACCGATAATGAGCGAAAGCCCTATTAGCCTCAGCCATTCGGTGCGTTTCATCCCGCTTCTTTACCGCCGAACCGTTATTATTAGCAGCATCCATAAGTTCCGCCGCTAATTTCTCCCTCATACTCTTCCCGCTTCGGGCCAACGCACTTTGCTTAATCCACCTCAACGCCAAAGCCACCTGGCGCACAGGACGAATTTCCACAGGCACCTGATAAGACGCTCCGCCAACCCTTCTTGACTTTACCTCAACCATTGGCTTGACGTTTCCCAATGCAGCATGGAAGACCTTAAGCGGCTCCTCACCCGTCTTATCCCTGACAATATCAAATGCCCCGTAACAGACCCTTTCAGCCGTACTTTTCTTGCCGTCCTGTAGAAGAATATTTAAAAACCTACCAACAACCTGATCCTTGTACCTGGCATCATGGACAACCTTTTGACGAAGAACGAGTGGCCTACGTGGCATTTTTTCACCTAAAGAATAAACGAATTTTAAATTAAAAAAGCGAAGGTTAAAGCGCGGGACCTACTACTTGGGGCGCTTTGCACCATACTTTGATCGCCCCTGCTTCCTGTTAGCAACCCCAACGGCATCCAATGCCCCACGAATCATATGATATCTGACACCAGGAAGGTCCTTCACCCTACCGCCACGAACCAATACAATAGAATGCTCCTGCAGATTATGACCCATACCTGGTATATACGCGGTTACCTCAAGCCCCGTCGTCAATCGGACCCTTGCTACCTTTCTCAATGCAGAGTTTGGCTTCTTAGGAGTCGTAGTATACACCCTAAGACAGACCCCTCTTCGCTGAGGGCACCGATTTAAAGCCGAACTCTTACTTTTTGCTTTAATCGCCTTACGTCCGACACGCACCAACTGGTTTACTGTAGGCATATAATTTCCATTTACAATTTCTTTTCATTAAATTACAAAATTCATTCAGGCGAACCGGGTGATCTTATAGATTCATTTTCATTATGTCAAGATGCTGCTCCTCTTAAGCGCAGCATTTTAAATTATTTTTCAATTGAAGAATGAACTTTATTTAAACTTGACTGATCATCGGAAGAAAGTACCACATCTTCCTCTGTCCGCTTTGGCACAAAGGTTTCCCGATACTCCCCCCATCCTGTCCCAGCCGGGATCAACCTGCCGACGATCACATTCTCTTTCAATCCACGTAAATCATCCGTACGTCCATTAATAGCAGCCTCCGTAAGAACTCGGGTCGTCTCTTGGAAGGAAGCTCCAGAGATAAAGCTGTCAGTACTCAGAGAGGCCTTTGTGATTCCTAATAAGACAGGCTTCCCTAGCGCTGGCTGCCCACCCTCTGAAATGACCCTCTCATTCTCATCATCAAAAACAGCCTTATTGACCTGAGTACCAGGCAAGAACGAGCTATCGCCAGCATCTTCGATTCTCACCTTTTTCAGCATTTGGCGGGTGATAACCTCAATGTGCTTATCGTTAATCACAACTCCCTGCAGACGGTAAACCTCTTGCACTTCATCAACCAAATATTTCTGCAACTCCCGCGGCCCCAAGACGCTCAAAATATCATGCGGATTCGCGGACCCATCCATTAATGGCTCACCAGCCCTTACCCAATCACCTTCATGAACATTTACGTGCCGGCCACGCGGGATAAAATATTCCTTTACATCACCGATCTTGTTATCCACGACAACCTTACGTAACCCTTTCACAAAACCACCAAAAGACACTTCTCCATCAATTTCTGTGACAACCGCATGTTCCTTTGGCTTTCTCGCCTCAAACAATTCTGCTACCCGAGGCAAGCCTCCCGTAATATCCTTTGTCTTTGTGGTTTCTCTAGGTATTTTTGCCAGCACATCTCCAGGATATACAGTCGATCCTTTTTCCACAAAAATATGAGCTCCTACTGGCAGGAGATATCGTGCGGGAGATCCAGAGGAAAGCTTTGCGGTTTTCCCCGATTCGTCCTTAACGGACAACCGCGGACGCAAATTGGTCCCCGCCTGCTCAATGACCACCCTGCGGGATAAACCAGTCACTTCATCCACCTCTTCTTTCATGGTGACTCCTTCGGCAATATCACCAAAAGCCACCTTCCCCCCTACTTCAGTCAAGATGGTGAGTGAATACGGATCCCACTCCACAAACTTCTGTCCTACTTCGACCCTTCCTCCATCCGGGACTTTTATTTTTCCTCCATACACCACCGGATATTTTTCTCGCTCACGGCCAGTCTCATCAATTACCGCAACTTTCCCATTGCGTACCATTACAACCCAATCCCCTTGTCGGGTCTTTACGGCCATATTGGGATTATAAAAATCCGCATTTTTCTTTGCGTCAAAACTTAAGAATTTAATCGTTCCATCATGCTTGGATGCCAGAACCGTTTGCTCCACAACCTTACTGGCCGTGCCTCCAATATGGAATGTCCGCATGGTCAACTGGGTCCCTGGCTCACCGATAGACTGCGCCGCAATGACCCCAACAGGCTCCCCCTTTTCTACAAGGCGGCCGCGTGCTAAATCTCTGCCGTAGCATTTGGCACATACCCCCCATCTAGATTGGCATGTGAGAACTGAACGAATTTTCACGTGGTCGATTCCCGCCTCAACAATTGTCTTACAAAGCTCTTCCTCTAATTCCTCATGAGCTTTAACAATGACTTCCTGCGTGACAGGATCAAGCACATCCTCTGCTGTTAACCGCCCAAGAATGCGTTCATCCAGGGGTTGAATGACTTCTCCACCCTCGACTAACGCAGAAACAATAATCCCGTCCGTTGTGAAACAATCAGGCTCACTGATAATCACATCCTGGGCCGCATCTACAAGGCGCCTCGTGAGATATCCTGAATTTGCCGTCTTGAGTGCTGTATCAGCCAACCCCTTCCTTGCTCCATGAGTCGAGATAAAATACTGTAAAACCGTGAGACCCTCACGGAAATTAGCAGTAATTGGAGTTTCAATAATTTCTCCTGAAGGCTTAGCCATGAGACCGCGCATTCCTCCCAATTGCCGAATCTGCTGCGAACTCCCCCTTGCCCCTGAATCCGCCATCATAAAGATAGGATTGAGACCTTCTGCTGCGCCGCGCCCGCCTCCCTCTTTTATTTCCTTCATCATTTCAATGGCAACTTCTTCGCCAACATGGGCCCAAATATCGATAACCTTGTTGTATCGCTCCCCATTAGTAATCAAGCCTTCACTGTATTGTTCCTGAACTTGGGAAACATCCCCTTTGGCGCGCTCGATCAATTCCTTTTTTCGAGACGGAATATGCATGTTATCGATACAAATGGAAACGCCGGCTTTGGTTGCATAGGAGAACCCTAAATCTTTTAATTGATCAAGCATGACGACTACTTCATGCAGACCGGCCTGACGATACACACGATCAATCAGTTTCGTCAGTTCCTTTTTCGTCATAAGCTGATTCACGTGCGAAAAAGGCATGCTTCCTGGCAAAACCTCAGAAAGAATCACTCGTCCGACCGTCGTATCAATCATATCTCCATCAATGCGTACTTTTATCCTCGCCTGCTCTTCCACTTCCTGAGAATCATAGGCAATTCGAACCTCATCTGTAGAGGAAAAGATCTTTCCCTCCCCACGAGCACCGTCACGATCCTTGGTCAACCAATAACATCCTAAAACCATATCCTGAGATGGGATAGATAGGGGTCGGCCATTAGCCGGCGAAAGAACATTATTGGCCGCCATCATTAATACTCGAGCCTCAATTTGGGCTTCCACTGAAAGCGGAACATGCACAGCCATTTGATCCCCATCAAAGTCAGCATTAAACGCCGCACAGACTAAGGGATGGAGACGAATAGCCTTCCCTTCTACCAATATAGGATCAAAAGCCTGAATGCCCAGACGATGAAGAGTTGGAGCACGATTCAACATAACTGGATGCTCTCGAATCACTTCATCAAGAACATCCCAGACTTCTGGGCGCTCCTTCTCAACCAAACGCTTAGCGCTTTTGATTGTCGTTGCTGCTCCACGCTCTTCCAGTTTATGAAAGATAAACGGCTTAAATAATTCCAAAGCCATTTTCTTGGGTAATCCACATTGGTTAAGCCGTAATTCTGGACCGACCACAATCACCGACCGCCCAGAGTAATCGACCCGTTTTCCGAGGAGATTCTGCCTAAATCGTCCCTGCTTTCCTTTTAGCATATCGCTCAAAGACTTGAGAGGACGCTTATTGGCGCCACGAATGACCCGTCCACGACGCCCATTATCAAACAACGCATCGACCGCCTCCTGCAGCATTCGCATTTCATTGCGGATAATGACACCGGGAGCCTTCAATTCCACCAATCGCTTGAGACGGTTATTGCGATTAATCACTCGACGATAAAGATCATTAAGGTCCGAAGTAGCGAACCGTCCGCCATCCAAAGGCACCAGTGGGCGGAGCTCAGGTGGCAACACTGGAATGGCATCCATAATCATCCACTCTGGATTATTTCCTGATTTATGGAACGCCTCAATGACCTTCAATCGCTTCGTAAGTTTTTTCCCCACCGCCGCGGACGTCGTACTCTTAATCTTGACATGCCGTTCATCCCACAAAGCATTAATATCTACTTTGCGCAATAATTCGCGAATAGCTTCGGCACCAATTCCCACTTTAAAAGAATTGGCCCCATACTCCTCGACGCATTCACGATATCTTTCCTCGGTCAAGAGCTCTCTTTCTTTCAAATTCGTATTGCCGGTATCCAAGACCACATACGCCTCAAAGTACAGGATCTTCTCCAACTGCTTTAAACTCATATCCAAAAGAATGCCAATCCGGCTGGGCACACCCTTGAGAAACCAGATGTGAGCAACAGGAGCTGCCAATTCGATATGCCCCATTCTCTCGCGTCGAACTTTTGACTGGATGACTTCCACGCCACACTTATCACACACAATCCCACGGTGCTTCATCCGCTTGTATTTACCGCAATTACATTCCCAATCTTTGGTTGGCCCGAATATCTTTGCGCAAAACAGCCCATCCCGTTCAGGCTTAAAGGACCGATAGTTGATCGTCTCTGGCTTTTTTACCTCGCCATACGACCACGAGCGAATCTTCTCAGGCGAAGCGATACGAATTCGCATGGCATCAAATGAAACCGCATCACGAGGTTTTTCAAAAAGCGAATAGATACTATCCAAGTTCGTTCCTCCGATTATGTTGAATGATGGGACCGGACAACCACGCCAATTCTCTAATCAGCAGATTTGATCAACTCCACATCCAACCCTAAACTTTGCAATTCCTTCACTAAGACATTAAAGGACTCCGGAAGACCGGGTTCCAGAAAGTTCTCACCTTTTACGATTGCTTCATACATTCGAGACCGTCCAGGCACATCATCTGATTTCACGGTCAAAAATTCCTGCAAAGTGGAAGCCGCGCCATATGCCTGCAGAGCCCACACCTCCATCTCTCCGAGACGCTGACCGCCAAATTGAGCCTTTCCTCCAAGCGGTTGCTGCGTTACCAAAGAATAAGGTCCGATTGAGCGAGCGTGAATCTTATCGTCCACCAAATGGTGAAGTTTCAGCATATACATGTATCCCACCGTAACCGGACTCTTAAATGGTTCGCCTGTCCGTCCATCATAAACCACCGATTGTCCTGACTCAGGAAGATTCGCCTTTTTCAATAATTCTTTAATTTCCTTTTCCGAAGCTCCATCGAATACGGGAGTTTCCACCTGAATTCCCAACGCTTTTGCCGCCCACCCCAAATGCGTCTCAAGAATTTGCCCCACATTCATTCGAGAGGGAACTCCCAACGGGTTCAGGACAATCTGAACGGGCGTCCCATCCGGGAGATACGGCATATCCTCTTCAGCCATAATTCGAGAAACGACACCCTTGTTTCCATGACGGCCGGCCATTTTGTCACCCACCGCAATTTTTCTTTTAATTGCTAAATACACCTTGACCAGCTTAATGACACCGGGAGGCAATTCATCTCCACGTCGAAGACGACCAACCTTCTCATCGTATTGAGTCTGTAAGATTTCAATTTGGTCCTTCGCTTCCCTTTCAATTTCATCCAACTTTTTTTGTTCTTCAGCGTCAGCCAGAATCACCCGACGCGCATCATCATCTGATAACTTGCGAAGAACTTCGGCGGTAATTCGCCCCTTTTTCTTCAAAATCACTTCCCCACTATCAGGGTCCATTAAATCCCGTCCGACAAATTGCCCAAGCAATAGCTTCCGAATCTTACGATTTCGTTCTTCTTCGATGATCCGCAATTCTTCCTGGTAGTCCCGCTCGACTTTGACGCGATCATCCGTCTCGATTGTCCGAGACCGTTCATCTTTATCTACGCCTTTTCTGGAGAAAATTTTGACGTCCACAACAATACCTTCAATACCTGGAGGAACCTGAAGCGAGGTATCCTTCACATCTCCAGCCTTTTCCCCAAAAATCGCACGCAATAATTTTTCCTCTGGCGTCAGCTGGGTCTCTCCCTTAGGCGTGACTTTTCCCACAAGAATATCGCCTGGCTTGACTTCCGCACCGATTCTCACGATGCCGCTTTCATCCAAATTTCGAAGAGCCTCTTCCCCAAGGTTGGGAATGTCGCGAGTAATTTCTTCTTTTCCTAGCTTTGTATCACGCGCCTCCACTTCGAACTCTTCGATATGGATAGAAGTGAACACGTCTTCTTTAACCATTTTCTCGCTTAAAAGAATGGCATCCTCATAGTTGTATCCACCCCATGGCATAAAGGCGACGAGCACATTTTTTCCCAACGCCAATTCTCCGCGATCCATAGCCGGACCATCCGCAAGCACTTGCCCCTGCTTAACGGGTTGCCCAATTCGAACGATGGGAGTTTGGGTAATACACGTATTTTGATTCGTTCGCTGAAATTTAATCAAATCATAGGTAT
The Nitrospiraceae bacterium DNA segment above includes these coding regions:
- a CDS encoding 30S ribosomal protein S12; amino-acid sequence: MPTVNQLVRVGRKAIKAKSKSSALNRCPQRRGVCLRVYTTTPKKPNSALRKVARVRLTTGLEVTAYIPGMGHNLQEHSIVLVRGGRVKDLPGVRYHMIRGALDAVGVANRKQGRSKYGAKRPK
- the rpsG gene encoding 30S ribosomal protein S7, with protein sequence MPRRPLVLRQKVVHDARYKDQVVGRFLNILLQDGKKSTAERVCYGAFDIVRDKTGEEPLKVFHAALGNVKPMVEVKSRRVGGASYQVPVEIRPVRQVALALRWIKQSALARSGKSMREKLAAELMDAANNNGSAVKKRDETHRMAEANRAFAHYRW
- the rpsJ gene encoding 30S ribosomal protein S10; protein product: MDRDRRIRIRLKGFDYRVLDQSLREIVDTVRRSGARIAGPVPLPTRIEKWTVQRSTHVDKKSREQFEIRTHKRLLDIMEPTPETMDALMKLNLAAGVDVEIKL
- the rplC gene encoding 50S ribosomal protein L3, producing the protein MVKGLIGKKLGMIQVFDKERRLIPVTVIEAGPCGIVQVKKKGTDGYDAVQIGFDEVPEGKQTKPQLGHLKKAGNKIWRHLKEFKSVGEAQVGAQVDVNLFSEGESINVQGVSKGKGFQGVMKRHNYAGGPASHGSMFHRAPGSIGSSSFPSRVLKNKKLPGHMGNKQITVRGLTVFGIKAEENILLVTGSVPGPVGGVVIVRKVT
- the fusA gene encoding elongation factor G; protein product: MSTDFILSRTRNIGIMAHIDAGKTTTTERVLFYTGVSHKIGEVHEGAATMDWMEQERERGITITSAATTCFWKDHRINIIDTPGHVDFTIEVERSLRVLDGAIAVFDSVQGVEPQSETVWRQADKYQVPRIVFMNKMDRLGADFFASVKSLIDRLGAKPIPVQLPFGKEDGLRGVIDLLIMKALVFDDETLGAAYSVQEIPEDYLELAKEYREKLLDSVVEFDEVVMERYLAGEVLAVDEVKRAIRAGTIGLKINPVFCGSAFKNKGVQPLLDGVVDYLPSPVDLPPVVGVDPHSEGEITRKPEDSEPFAALAFKIMSDPFSGQLTYFRVYSGKLSAGSYVYNVAKGKKERIGRLLKMHANKREEIDEVSAGDIAAAVGLKDTRTGDTLCDEKHQILLEVIKFPEPVISLAVEPKTKQDMDKLGYSLEKLAQEDPSFQVKSDEETGQTIISGMGELHLEIIVDRLLREFKVQANVGKPQVAYRETIKGKAEAEGKYVKQTGGRGQYGHVWLRVEPAESGVGLEFVNKIVGGAVPREYIAPVEKGVRERMESGILAGYPLRDLRVTLFDGSFHEVDSSEMAFKIAGSMALVSACQKADLVLLEPVMKVEVLVPQDFMGDVIGDLNSRRGKIHGMRARGASQVVDAAVPLSEMFGYSTDLRSKTQGRATYSMEFESYEVVPKLMAQQIIKKNQGE
- the tuf gene encoding elongation factor Tu, with product MAKAKFERKKPHVNVGTIGHVDHGKTTLTSALTKVMGDTGKAKFVPYDEVAKASESQGRRDPTKILTIAISHVEYETDNRHYAHVDCPGHADYVKNMITGAAQMDGAILVVSAADGPMPQTREHILLARQVGVPFIVVFLNKADKVEDKELLELVELEVRELLTKYGFPGDDVPVVIGSAIKAIEGDQSEVGVPSIMRLLEAIDSYIPTPQRAIEKPFLMPIEDVFTISGRGTVVTGRVERGVVKVGDEIEIVGLKPTQTTIVTGVEMFRKVLDEGQAGDNIGALLRGTKKEDVERGMVLAKPKSITPHTKFKAEVYILTKEEGGRHTPFFNGYRPQFYFRTTDVTGVVQLNPGVEMVMPGDNVSFEGELISPIAMEQGVRFAVREGGRTVGAGVVTEIVA
- the rpoC gene encoding DNA-directed RNA polymerase subunit beta' codes for the protein MDSIYSLFEKPRDAVSFDAMRIRIASPEKIRSWSYGEVKKPETINYRSFKPERDGLFCAKIFGPTKDWECNCGKYKRMKHRGIVCDKCGVEVIQSKVRRERMGHIELAAPVAHIWFLKGVPSRIGILLDMSLKQLEKILYFEAYVVLDTGNTNLKERELLTEERYRECVEEYGANSFKVGIGAEAIRELLRKVDINALWDERHVKIKSTTSAAVGKKLTKRLKVIEAFHKSGNNPEWMIMDAIPVLPPELRPLVPLDGGRFATSDLNDLYRRVINRNNRLKRLVELKAPGVIIRNEMRMLQEAVDALFDNGRRGRVIRGANKRPLKSLSDMLKGKQGRFRQNLLGKRVDYSGRSVIVVGPELRLNQCGLPKKMALELFKPFIFHKLEERGAATTIKSAKRLVEKERPEVWDVLDEVIREHPVMLNRAPTLHRLGIQAFDPILVEGKAIRLHPLVCAAFNADFDGDQMAVHVPLSVEAQIEARVLMMAANNVLSPANGRPLSIPSQDMVLGCYWLTKDRDGARGEGKIFSSTDEVRIAYDSQEVEEQARIKVRIDGDMIDTTVGRVILSEVLPGSMPFSHVNQLMTKKELTKLIDRVYRQAGLHEVVVMLDQLKDLGFSYATKAGVSICIDNMHIPSRKKELIERAKGDVSQVQEQYSEGLITNGERYNKVIDIWAHVGEEVAIEMMKEIKEGGGRGAAEGLNPIFMMADSGARGSSQQIRQLGGMRGLMAKPSGEIIETPITANFREGLTVLQYFISTHGARKGLADTALKTANSGYLTRRLVDAAQDVIISEPDCFTTDGIIVSALVEGGEVIQPLDERILGRLTAEDVLDPVTQEVIVKAHEELEEELCKTIVEAGIDHVKIRSVLTCQSRWGVCAKCYGRDLARGRLVEKGEPVGVIAAQSIGEPGTQLTMRTFHIGGTASKVVEQTVLASKHDGTIKFLSFDAKKNADFYNPNMAVKTRQGDWVVMVRNGKVAVIDETGREREKYPVVYGGKIKVPDGGRVEVGQKFVEWDPYSLTILTEVGGKVAFGDIAEGVTMKEEVDEVTGLSRRVVIEQAGTNLRPRLSVKDESGKTAKLSSGSPARYLLPVGAHIFVEKGSTVYPGDVLAKIPRETTKTKDITGGLPRVAELFEARKPKEHAVVTEIDGEVSFGGFVKGLRKVVVDNKIGDVKEYFIPRGRHVNVHEGDWVRAGEPLMDGSANPHDILSVLGPRELQKYLVDEVQEVYRLQGVVINDKHIEVITRQMLKKVRIEDAGDSSFLPGTQVNKAVFDDENERVISEGGQPALGKPVLLGITKASLSTDSFISGASFQETTRVLTEAAINGRTDDLRGLKENVIVGRLIPAGTGWGEYRETFVPKRTEEDVVLSSDDQSSLNKVHSSIEK